The genomic stretch AAAATGGTGGGTTACGGCGGATTGATAGATTGCTGTCAGAGTCTAGGTTTTAGCTGCCTAACCCACCCTACGCTAATGCACTTCCATTAAGCCCGTATATGTAGGGGCGAACGGCCGTTCGCCCCTACAACCATAGGAGAGGGAGTCGAGTTAAATAGATTATGACTCTCCTACTCTCTGGGCATCCTTAGATAAGCGATTTTCCAAAACGGCAGCAACTACACGATGATCCTCGTCTTGGGAGAGCTTTTGTAGGGCTGACTGAGCGGCTTCTGAGTCTGCAAACTTCTGGAGTGCCCAAGCGACTTTGCGGCGAATGCGCCATTCTGGTGAGGCGATTAGGGGTAAGAGGGTTTCTAAGGCTGCTTGTTGTTTGCGGGTATTGGTCAGGGAAGCAAGTCCTTCTATGGAGGCTTCCACAATGGTGAGATCGTCGCTCTCTAAGCCGCACAGACAAACTTCTAATAAGGCTTCGGGATGGCCGAGGTCAGCGAGGGCGGCAATGATGCTGCGACGGAGTAACCAATGATCGTCTTGATGGAAGGCAATGACTAGATGGGAGATGGCTACTTGACCAGAATAGGAGAGGGAGTTGGCGGCTTCCGATCGCACATTGGGGTCTGGATCTCGCTTGAGGAGTTCGAGTAAGGCAGGAAAGGTCTCAGGGGATTGTTTGCGCCCTAGTCCCATGGCAACGAAGGAACGGACGAGAAAATCGGGGTCGTTGATTTTACTCATCAGTAGGGGGACTGCATCTTTACTGCTGTAGTCTTTAAGGGCGGTAACAGCTTTGAGTCGGTCTTGGGAGTTGGAGCTGTTGAGGGCGGTTTGGATTTGATGCAGTTCCATAGGGTTTGGCGATCTGTTGTGTTACGTTTCTTAAAATTTTAACCACAGAGTCCAAGATTTGGGAAGATGATAGGAATTGCTGAATCGTAAATTGAGTGTTAATACCTGAACTAAAGTCCTATGTCTGAATCTAACTCTACTCAAGCGACTCCTCAAGAGATCGAAGAAGTGATTCGTGAATTAGAACAATATCGCGAACGTTTGGTTAATGATGTCCTGGGGGTTTCTCGCAAGGTGAAACTTTCTCAAAAGAAAGCGTTAGAAAAATTGGCTAACCATCCGGAAATCATCAAAATCGATCATGCGCTTCAGGAACTGCGTGCCAGTCAAAGCTAATTGGATGAGGCAGGAGAAACTGGGGAGGTTCTCCTCTTGATTAATGCACAAGTTAACGGGTGAAAAATAGATATGTTGAGTCCTTCTGTTCAGGAGTTGATTCGTAAAGCTCAAATCGTCAGTTTTCAGAGTTGGGTGGGATCGGTGCAGCCGGAAGTGATTCAGGTCTTTGAACAGGCGAATCAAGAGCGTCAGTATTTGACGGATGAGCAGTTTGATCGGTTAGCGGGTTTAGGAGAGGAAAAGGGGGAATGGTTTGCTATTGCTAGGGGATTACGCGATCGCTCTTCTGAGATTGTCGATCGCGCAAGGTCTCAGGTATTAGAGCAGTTTCCCCAGATTACTCAACCCGGAGGCGCGTTATATCCGGAAAAACGAGCGGAAAATTGCTGGCGGGATTTTTGGCATTTTTTGCGCTGTATTCATTATGGCGTGGCTGGAAAATCGCCCCAGTATACCAGTGCAGAGGGACTGCATTATATGGATTTACTGTATCAGGAATTAGAGGTTCCTTTAGAGGCTATGGTGGTGGGACTCGAAGCTATGAAACAGATTTCTATTGAAATGTGTGGTGGCAATAAAAAAACTGAATTATTGCCTTATTTTGATCATTTGATCGATCGGCTGAAGGTATTTGAGGGGTATCAGAATTAGAGGCAAAAGGCAAAAGGCAAGAGGCAAAAGGGAAGAGGGAAGAGGCAAGAGGCAAGAGGCAAGAGGCAAGAGTCTTGTTGAAAAAGGTTTTGAGCGTTAAATCCTGTATTCCATAACAGAGCAAAGTGCTGTAAGGTTGGGAATGACTGATAGTCATAAATTGTACTCGTGTAATTTCCGTGGACTCGATCGCCTGGCAGAAGGGCAACCCCTCGATCAATTAGCGCTTGTGGGGTTGGGAGTAGAACAAAAACACATTGGCTCCCCAACATAGGAATCGCTAAATCGCTCATATTCTGAGAATGAGAGAGAGATTAGCCCCCTTAAAAGGGCAAAACTTTACAATTCTTCACACTTTCTCGACCGACCCTCGGTGTATAAATGAGGAGACGGAAACTAGCAATAAACTGGAAACAACTGGGATTAAGTCAGAAAACCGCCTGAATTCTAGGGTTAGGCTTTTCTGAATCAAAATGTTAAGTTTATTAACGTTTTTAAGCATCATTCCCAGGAATCAACCCTTTTGTAGACCCTCTTTGAAAGGAGATTAGTATAAATGCCTTTTGGACCCGCGTCGGAATTAGGAGTTTCTGTATACGAAGAAACCGACCCCGTTGAACTCTGGCCAGGACAATCGGGTGAAGAACTCGAAGCCGTAATTCGGGCGGTGTACCGCCAAGTTTTAGGCAATTCCTATGTCATGGAAAACGAGCGCCTGAGCGTCCCTGAATCTCAACTGAAGCGGGGAGAAATCAGTGTTCGTGAGTTCGTGCGTCAGGTGGCCAAATCTGGCTTATATCGCGCTCGCTTCTTCGAGTCTTGCCCTCCCTTTCGCTTAATTGAGTTAAACTTCAAACACCTATTGGGTCGCGCTCCCGATAGCTATGAAGAAATGCAAATTCATGGTGCAATCT from Roseofilum capinflatum BLCC-M114 encodes the following:
- a CDS encoding HEAT repeat domain-containing protein produces the protein MELHQIQTALNSSNSQDRLKAVTALKDYSSKDAVPLLMSKINDPDFLVRSFVAMGLGRKQSPETFPALLELLKRDPDPNVRSEAANSLSYSGQVAISHLVIAFHQDDHWLLRRSIIAALADLGHPEALLEVCLCGLESDDLTIVEASIEGLASLTNTRKQQAALETLLPLIASPEWRIRRKVAWALQKFADSEAAQSALQKLSQDEDHRVVAAVLENRLSKDAQRVGES